A genomic window from Gossypium hirsutum isolate 1008001.06 chromosome D12, Gossypium_hirsutum_v2.1, whole genome shotgun sequence includes:
- the LOC107946488 gene encoding DDT domain-containing protein DDR4 isoform X2, whose amino-acid sequence MWAIPPITRMPLTRDTWVTVLCRKLRDWWHWVADGDLPIVASHGTEIELYKSLDPGVRVVILKALCDIRVEQDDIRSYIDNSLKHGVQLSAFRKERIGGDSQGINYWYEDDAVVGHRLYREIRKVELKKAKMKGSHVLNSATYLWETVATNFEEFQDISEKLFASKNRTEASLGKKLKNDMLPEIEKEHKRKERLLKKQHRQALLLDNFLAVDGLGPGRSLRDRKPVTYTFDDYDRSINEAIKITKRKAPSPDPLNGRDVAKSEPSVNGKLSGPSHGSEQDSYNLPSPKSPEYDDFDDNKSGELDRSNRRRQRPQRYSAKEFVEAVSDNEADFDSDDDIVGEAVYDEEYLRKRKQRRQSSSSEGDEEYRWDEENAEDEEEEEEDSLSISEDSDEAPKVKKLPGRTRRETKLRSVDELQSGLRRSKRATRNRINYRQYELSESETESKPEKSNPSDEHSDASEKEEFSEGSQDSNGSDDEQEMKVNPTMEGNSDPVEKEQSQAPEQSSGSGQDEADGAQKRRFLDLNELAPGSGCDDGPNTIMKDEDRNDF is encoded by the exons ATGTGG GCAATCCCTCCAATTACTCGGATGCCCCTTACACGTGATACCTGGGTTACTGTTCTTTGCAGAAAATTAAGAGACTGGTGGCATTGG GTTGCTGATGGGGATCTTCCCATTGTTGCTTCACATGG GACGGAGATTGAATTATACAAGTCGCTTGATCCTGGAGTTCGTGTTGTGATCCTGAAAGCACTGTGTGACATTCGTGTTGAG CAAGATGACATTCGAAGCTACATTGACAACTCACTTAAACATGGTGTTCAACTTTCAGCCTTTCGTAAAGAACGTATCGGAGGCGATTCTCAGGGAATTAATTACTG GTATGAAGATGATGCTGTTGTTGGTCATCGCTTATACCGTGAAATAAGGAAAGTTGAGTTGAAGAAAGCAAAGATGAAAGGTTCCCATGTTCTTAACAGTGCAACATATCTGTGGGAAACAGTTGCAACAAATTTCGAAGAATTTCAAGATATTTCT GAGAAACTTTTTGCTAGTAAAAATAGAACAGAAGCTTCACTAGGGAAGAAGTTAAAGAACGACATGCTTCCTGAGATTGAAAAGGAACACAAG AGGAAGGAGAGGTTACTGAAAAAACAACATAGGCAAGCTCTTCTTCTTGATAACTTCTTGGCTGTTGATGGGCTTGGTCCAGGACGCTCCCTTCGTGACAGAAAACCTGTGACTTACACATTTG ATGATTATGATCGGTCAATAAATGAGGCTATTAAGATTACCAA GCGGAAAGCACCATCACCGGATCCTCTCAATGGAAGAGATGTTGCCAAATCTGAACCTTCTGTGAACGGAAAATTGAGCGGTCCTTCACATGGCTCTGAACAGGACAGTTACAATCTACCGTCCCCCAAATCTCCTGAATATGATGATTTTGATGACAATAAATCTGGGGAATTGGATCGTAG CAATCGACGGAGGCAGAGACCTCAACGATATTCAGCGAAGGAATTCGTTGAAGCTGTTTCGGATAATGAGGCTGACTTTGACAGTGATGATGATATAGTTGGAGAAGCAGTATATGATGAGGAATAcctaagaaaaagaaaacagagaAGGCAATCCAGCAGCTCAGAAGGAGACGAGGAGTACCGTTGGgacgaagaaaatgctgaagatgaggaggaggaagaagaggATTCATTAAGTATCAGTGAGGACAGTGATGAGGCCCCAAAAGTCAAGAAGTTGCCAGGCCGTACTCGGAGGGAAACTAAGCTAAGGTCAGTGGATGAGCTTCAATCAGGTCTAAGGCGTAGTAAAAGAGCCACCAGAAATCGTATTAATTATAGACAGTATGAGCTGTCGGAATCTGAAACAGAGTCAAAACCTGAAAAGTCGAATCCATCAGATGAACACTCGGATGCAAGTGAGAAAGAGGAGTTTTCAGAAGGAAGTCAAGATTCCAATGGCAGTGATGATGAGCAGGAAATGAAAGTTAATCCAACTATGGAAGGTAACTCTGATCCAGTAGAGAAAGAGCAAAGCCAGGCACCTGAGCAATCTAGTGGCAGTGGGCAAGATGAAGCAGATGGTGCACAAAAGCGACGCTTCCTTGACCTAAATGAGCTTGCTCCAGGTTCTGGTTGCGACGATGGTCCAAATACAATAATGAAAGATGAGGATAGAAATGATTTCTAG
- the LOC107946488 gene encoding DDT domain-containing protein DDR4 isoform X1, translating into MSLDSSPSLPIPSDPPQNDTLPPQNDTPSTQTPDATPIPPLTRSNRPSRACTIRASQRLYAQQQQAAIERRQKQAKKDQQHNHHQPKQLKDDSDGSSSPQQQCGGNSKIVTPLVAPPEPSQLPRWTIRSMWELASVLNFLHVFRPLLNIAVEFSAEEFETALITPNYTLADIHIPLLKAIPPITRMPLTRDTWVTVLCRKLRDWWHWVADGDLPIVASHGTEIELYKSLDPGVRVVILKALCDIRVEQDDIRSYIDNSLKHGVQLSAFRKERIGGDSQGINYWYEDDAVVGHRLYREIRKVELKKAKMKGSHVLNSATYLWETVATNFEEFQDISEKLFASKNRTEASLGKKLKNDMLPEIEKEHKRKERLLKKQHRQALLLDNFLAVDGLGPGRSLRDRKPVTYTFDDYDRSINEAIKITKRKAPSPDPLNGRDVAKSEPSVNGKLSGPSHGSEQDSYNLPSPKSPEYDDFDDNKSGELDRSNRRRQRPQRYSAKEFVEAVSDNEADFDSDDDIVGEAVYDEEYLRKRKQRRQSSSSEGDEEYRWDEENAEDEEEEEEDSLSISEDSDEAPKVKKLPGRTRRETKLRSVDELQSGLRRSKRATRNRINYRQYELSESETESKPEKSNPSDEHSDASEKEEFSEGSQDSNGSDDEQEMKVNPTMEGNSDPVEKEQSQAPEQSSGSGQDEADGAQKRRFLDLNELAPGSGCDDGPNTIMKDEDRNDF; encoded by the exons ATGTCCCTCGATTCTTCCCCTTCCCTTCCGATCCCTTCCGACCCACCTCAAAACGATACCCTTCCTCCCCAAAACGACACTCCTTCTACCCAAACCCCCGACGCAACCCCGATCCCACCCTTGACCAGGAGCAATCGTCCCTCCCGCGCTTGTACAATCCGAGCTTCCCAGAGGCTCTACGCCCAGCAACAGCAAGCCGCCATCGAGCGGCGGCAGAAACAGGCCAAGAAGGACCAGCAGCACAACCACCACCAGCCCAAGCAACTCAAGGACGACAGTGATGGTTCTTCGTCGCCGCAGCAGCAATGTGGCGGTAATAGCAAGATCGTTACACCGTTAGTGGCTCCGCCCGAGCCATCGCAGTTGCCTAGGTGGACCATTCGGTCTATGTGGGAGTTAGCTTCCGTACTTAATTTTTTGCAT GTTTTCAGGCCGCTTTTGAATATAGCTGTGGAGTTCTCAGCGGAGGAGTTTGAGACAGCGTTGATTACTCCTAATTATACTTTGGCAGATATTCATATTCCTTTGTTGAag GCAATCCCTCCAATTACTCGGATGCCCCTTACACGTGATACCTGGGTTACTGTTCTTTGCAGAAAATTAAGAGACTGGTGGCATTGG GTTGCTGATGGGGATCTTCCCATTGTTGCTTCACATGG GACGGAGATTGAATTATACAAGTCGCTTGATCCTGGAGTTCGTGTTGTGATCCTGAAAGCACTGTGTGACATTCGTGTTGAG CAAGATGACATTCGAAGCTACATTGACAACTCACTTAAACATGGTGTTCAACTTTCAGCCTTTCGTAAAGAACGTATCGGAGGCGATTCTCAGGGAATTAATTACTG GTATGAAGATGATGCTGTTGTTGGTCATCGCTTATACCGTGAAATAAGGAAAGTTGAGTTGAAGAAAGCAAAGATGAAAGGTTCCCATGTTCTTAACAGTGCAACATATCTGTGGGAAACAGTTGCAACAAATTTCGAAGAATTTCAAGATATTTCT GAGAAACTTTTTGCTAGTAAAAATAGAACAGAAGCTTCACTAGGGAAGAAGTTAAAGAACGACATGCTTCCTGAGATTGAAAAGGAACACAAG AGGAAGGAGAGGTTACTGAAAAAACAACATAGGCAAGCTCTTCTTCTTGATAACTTCTTGGCTGTTGATGGGCTTGGTCCAGGACGCTCCCTTCGTGACAGAAAACCTGTGACTTACACATTTG ATGATTATGATCGGTCAATAAATGAGGCTATTAAGATTACCAA GCGGAAAGCACCATCACCGGATCCTCTCAATGGAAGAGATGTTGCCAAATCTGAACCTTCTGTGAACGGAAAATTGAGCGGTCCTTCACATGGCTCTGAACAGGACAGTTACAATCTACCGTCCCCCAAATCTCCTGAATATGATGATTTTGATGACAATAAATCTGGGGAATTGGATCGTAG CAATCGACGGAGGCAGAGACCTCAACGATATTCAGCGAAGGAATTCGTTGAAGCTGTTTCGGATAATGAGGCTGACTTTGACAGTGATGATGATATAGTTGGAGAAGCAGTATATGATGAGGAATAcctaagaaaaagaaaacagagaAGGCAATCCAGCAGCTCAGAAGGAGACGAGGAGTACCGTTGGgacgaagaaaatgctgaagatgaggaggaggaagaagaggATTCATTAAGTATCAGTGAGGACAGTGATGAGGCCCCAAAAGTCAAGAAGTTGCCAGGCCGTACTCGGAGGGAAACTAAGCTAAGGTCAGTGGATGAGCTTCAATCAGGTCTAAGGCGTAGTAAAAGAGCCACCAGAAATCGTATTAATTATAGACAGTATGAGCTGTCGGAATCTGAAACAGAGTCAAAACCTGAAAAGTCGAATCCATCAGATGAACACTCGGATGCAAGTGAGAAAGAGGAGTTTTCAGAAGGAAGTCAAGATTCCAATGGCAGTGATGATGAGCAGGAAATGAAAGTTAATCCAACTATGGAAGGTAACTCTGATCCAGTAGAGAAAGAGCAAAGCCAGGCACCTGAGCAATCTAGTGGCAGTGGGCAAGATGAAGCAGATGGTGCACAAAAGCGACGCTTCCTTGACCTAAATGAGCTTGCTCCAGGTTCTGGTTGCGACGATGGTCCAAATACAATAATGAAAGATGAGGATAGAAATGATTTCTAG
- the LOC107946489 gene encoding protein NUCLEAR FUSION DEFECTIVE 4 — MERLNLKHKLGDKWISTLASIWIQCTSGSLYTFSIYSPILKSTQRYDQSTLDTVSVFKDIGANCGVLSGFLYTFATPSNRRNAYFGGPCLVLAAGAIQCFMGYFLIWASVVGLIPRPPVVGMCFFVLLAAHAQTFFNTANVVTAVRNFPDYSGTAVGIMKGFVGLSGAILIQFYETIFHNKPTSYLLILALLPTINSLLLMWFVRIYDTKEQEEKKLLNAISCVALLLAAYLMAVIIVDHLFTFQLLVRIATFVVLLLLLSSPLCIVPSLRAREKDSSVIHQSLISEGQRFDQEMEVHDTRDSLEEDNLNLLQAMASVYFWILFFAMACGMGSGLATVNNLGQIGESLGYSNFENNTLVSLWSIWNFLGRFGAGYVSDHFLYVKGWARPLFMVLTLSSMSVGHAVIASGMPGALYAGSILVGVCYGSQWSLMPTIASEIFGVKHMGTIFNAITIASPVGSYIFSVRVVGFIYDKEAWGSGCSGTHCFMLSFLIMASATLLGSLAALALFFHTKNFYNQVILRRLLHSLRE; from the exons ATGGAGAGGCTGAATCTGAAACACAAGCTCGGCGATAAATGGATTTCAACCCTAGCCAGCATATGGATCCAGTGCACCAGCGGTTCACTCTACACCTTCTCCATCTATTCCCCAATTCTCAAATCCACCCAACGCTATGATCAGTCAACCCTCGACACGGTTTCCGTCTTCAAAGACATCGGTGCCAACTGCGGCGTCCTTTCCGGTTTCCTCTACACTTTCGCCACTCCATCTAACCGCCGCAACGCTTATTTTGGTGGACCCTGCTTGGTCCTCGCGGCTGGTGCTATCCAATGCTTTATGGGCTACTTCCTCATCTGGGCTTCCGTGGTTGGATTGATCCCTCGCCCTCCGGTTGTAGGGATGTGCTTCTTCGTGCTTTTGGCAGCGCATGCTCAGACTTTCTTTAATACTGCTAACGTGGTCACTGCTGTGCGGAACTTCCCTGATTATAGTGGCACTGCTGTTGGTATTATGAAG GGGTTTGTGGGTCTGAGTGGAGCAATATTGATTCAATTTTATGAGACTATATTCCACAACAAACCCACTTCGTATTTGCTGATCCTGGCACTGTTGCCTACCATCAATTCTTTGCTGCTTATGTGGTTTGTGAGAATTTATGACACAAAAGAGCAAGAGGAGAAGAAGCTTCTCAATGCCATTTCATGTGTTGCTCTGCTACTTGCAGCTTATCTTATGGCTGTAATAATAGTGGACCACCTCTTTACTTTCCAATTGCTTGTACGGATCGCTACTTTTGTGGTGCTTCTACTGTTACTTTCATCGCCACTGTGCATTGTGCCGAGCCTGAGAGCAAGGGAAAAAGATTCTTCCGTGATTCATCAGAGTTTGATTTCTGAGGGGCAAAGGTTTGATCAAGAAATGGAGGTTCATGATACGAGGGACTCACTGGAGGAAGACAACCTTAATCTTTTACAAGCCATGGCCAGTGTGTACTTCTGGATTTTGTTCTTTGCCATGGCATGTGGCATGGGGTCGGGGCTTGCCACGGTGAATAACCTTGGCCAAATAGGAGAATCTCTTGGTTACTCCAACTTTGAGAACAACACTTTGGTTTCCTTGTGGAGCATCTGGAATTTTCTAGGCCGGTTCGGGGCTGGATATGTATCGGATCATTTCCTGTATGTTAAAGGATGGGCAAGGCCATTGTTCATGGTGCTAACCCTGTCAAGCATGAGTGTTGGTCATGCTGTGATCGCATCTGGTATGCCTGGTGCCCTTTATGCTGGTTCGATACTGGTGGGTGTTTGTTATGGGTCGCAGTGGTCTCTGATGCCCACGATTGCTTCAGAAATATTCGGGGTGAAACATATGGGAACCATATTCAATGCCATCACGATAGCCAGTCCAGTTGGATCGTATATTTTCTCGGTGAGAGTGGTTGGGTTTATTTATGATAAGGAGGCGTGGGGATCAGGTTGCAGTGGAACTCATTGCTTTATGTTATCGTTCCTTATTATGGCATCTGCCACCTTATTGGGTTCTCTTGCCGCTTTAGCCTTGTTTTTCCATACCAAAAACTTTTATAATCAGGTTATACTCAGAAGGCTGCTACATTCCTTGAGGGAGTAA
- the LOC107946488 gene encoding DDT domain-containing protein DDR4 isoform X3 → MPLTRDTWVTVLCRKLRDWWHWVADGDLPIVASHGTEIELYKSLDPGVRVVILKALCDIRVEQDDIRSYIDNSLKHGVQLSAFRKERIGGDSQGINYWYEDDAVVGHRLYREIRKVELKKAKMKGSHVLNSATYLWETVATNFEEFQDISEKLFASKNRTEASLGKKLKNDMLPEIEKEHKRKERLLKKQHRQALLLDNFLAVDGLGPGRSLRDRKPVTYTFDDYDRSINEAIKITKRKAPSPDPLNGRDVAKSEPSVNGKLSGPSHGSEQDSYNLPSPKSPEYDDFDDNKSGELDRSNRRRQRPQRYSAKEFVEAVSDNEADFDSDDDIVGEAVYDEEYLRKRKQRRQSSSSEGDEEYRWDEENAEDEEEEEEDSLSISEDSDEAPKVKKLPGRTRRETKLRSVDELQSGLRRSKRATRNRINYRQYELSESETESKPEKSNPSDEHSDASEKEEFSEGSQDSNGSDDEQEMKVNPTMEGNSDPVEKEQSQAPEQSSGSGQDEADGAQKRRFLDLNELAPGSGCDDGPNTIMKDEDRNDF, encoded by the exons ATGCCCCTTACACGTGATACCTGGGTTACTGTTCTTTGCAGAAAATTAAGAGACTGGTGGCATTGG GTTGCTGATGGGGATCTTCCCATTGTTGCTTCACATGG GACGGAGATTGAATTATACAAGTCGCTTGATCCTGGAGTTCGTGTTGTGATCCTGAAAGCACTGTGTGACATTCGTGTTGAG CAAGATGACATTCGAAGCTACATTGACAACTCACTTAAACATGGTGTTCAACTTTCAGCCTTTCGTAAAGAACGTATCGGAGGCGATTCTCAGGGAATTAATTACTG GTATGAAGATGATGCTGTTGTTGGTCATCGCTTATACCGTGAAATAAGGAAAGTTGAGTTGAAGAAAGCAAAGATGAAAGGTTCCCATGTTCTTAACAGTGCAACATATCTGTGGGAAACAGTTGCAACAAATTTCGAAGAATTTCAAGATATTTCT GAGAAACTTTTTGCTAGTAAAAATAGAACAGAAGCTTCACTAGGGAAGAAGTTAAAGAACGACATGCTTCCTGAGATTGAAAAGGAACACAAG AGGAAGGAGAGGTTACTGAAAAAACAACATAGGCAAGCTCTTCTTCTTGATAACTTCTTGGCTGTTGATGGGCTTGGTCCAGGACGCTCCCTTCGTGACAGAAAACCTGTGACTTACACATTTG ATGATTATGATCGGTCAATAAATGAGGCTATTAAGATTACCAA GCGGAAAGCACCATCACCGGATCCTCTCAATGGAAGAGATGTTGCCAAATCTGAACCTTCTGTGAACGGAAAATTGAGCGGTCCTTCACATGGCTCTGAACAGGACAGTTACAATCTACCGTCCCCCAAATCTCCTGAATATGATGATTTTGATGACAATAAATCTGGGGAATTGGATCGTAG CAATCGACGGAGGCAGAGACCTCAACGATATTCAGCGAAGGAATTCGTTGAAGCTGTTTCGGATAATGAGGCTGACTTTGACAGTGATGATGATATAGTTGGAGAAGCAGTATATGATGAGGAATAcctaagaaaaagaaaacagagaAGGCAATCCAGCAGCTCAGAAGGAGACGAGGAGTACCGTTGGgacgaagaaaatgctgaagatgaggaggaggaagaagaggATTCATTAAGTATCAGTGAGGACAGTGATGAGGCCCCAAAAGTCAAGAAGTTGCCAGGCCGTACTCGGAGGGAAACTAAGCTAAGGTCAGTGGATGAGCTTCAATCAGGTCTAAGGCGTAGTAAAAGAGCCACCAGAAATCGTATTAATTATAGACAGTATGAGCTGTCGGAATCTGAAACAGAGTCAAAACCTGAAAAGTCGAATCCATCAGATGAACACTCGGATGCAAGTGAGAAAGAGGAGTTTTCAGAAGGAAGTCAAGATTCCAATGGCAGTGATGATGAGCAGGAAATGAAAGTTAATCCAACTATGGAAGGTAACTCTGATCCAGTAGAGAAAGAGCAAAGCCAGGCACCTGAGCAATCTAGTGGCAGTGGGCAAGATGAAGCAGATGGTGCACAAAAGCGACGCTTCCTTGACCTAAATGAGCTTGCTCCAGGTTCTGGTTGCGACGATGGTCCAAATACAATAATGAAAGATGAGGATAGAAATGATTTCTAG